In the genome of Bremerella sp. P1, the window CTTTTCGGCCACTAGCTCGTATGTGGGCGTCGTGCCGTACTCGCGTTGGGCGAATTGTTGGAGCATCGACTTATAGTTGCTGCCCACTTCGCCGGCAGAAGCCTGGTCGATTTCGTCTTCGAGGACATTCGCCAGAAAGCCGTTTACCGCTTCATCGCCGCCATCCAGGTAGATCGCTGCGATGATTGCCTCGAACACGTCGGCTAGTAGCGACTTGGGGAGAGACTGCGTCGAGGCCATCCCTTTGCCCAAAATCAAAAACGGCTCGAGCCCCATTTGATCGCTCAAACGAGCACACGTGCTACGGCTGACAACAATCGACTTGATTCGAGTAAGATCCCCTTCCAGGTAGTTCGGAAACATCCGAAAAAGGGTTTCGCAGACGAACTTGCCGAGAATGGCGTCGCCGAGAAATTCGAGTCGCTCGTTACTACCCAGCCGATGGTTGGCTCCTGACGCGTGTGTCAGGGCAGACTGCAGAAGTTCACGATTCTTGAACGTGTACCCGAGCTTCAGTTCGCACTGGGAGAGTTGATCTTCACCGGTTGCCGGCGAGTCTTGACCTCGTAGCATATCGAACGGATCCATTTTGTAACGTTCGATATTTTCTTCGTTTCGTTGGAGTGGCCAAAACCCTACCAGCAAAACGAAGGAAATACCCAACTATTGGTAATATTTGATACGTAGAGACTACTTTCAGGGGGCAGGAAAGTCAATCACTTACCACTACCCCTTTGCACATCCTTAATGGAAATCGCCCTGAAGTTCTTCTAGTGGATGGATTTATGCGGCCAAGGCATCCCTCCCACGAAACGCTCAGATTAGTAAGATAGTACCTGAATCCCGTGATTCCTGAGCGAATTTGACTAATTCATCCAAGGACACCCATGATCAACACCCTGTACCTGCCGGAACTTCGCGAGATGCTGGTCGAACACGACTCGGACGGACTCCGCGAGTTCTGTACGGCCCTGCATCCGGCGCGCACAGCCGAATTCATGGAAGGTCTGTCCCCAGAAGAGGCCTGGGGAGTGCTCGATCATGCCGATCTGAACTTGCAGGGTGAGATCCTCTCGTACTTCGACCACCACCGACAAGCGGAAATGCTTGAGGCACGGCCTCCTGAATCGGTCGCCCCGGTGGTTGCCACAATGTCGGCGGACGACCAGGTCGACCTCCTGGGTGAGGTTCAAGAGGAAACGGCCGAGCAGATCCTGGCTTGTTTTTCCGTCGACGATCGCCGCGATGTGCTCCGTCTTTCGAATTACGAAGAGGGAACCGCTGGTGCCATCATGACGACGGAGATGGCCCGCTTGAGCGAAAACCTCACGGCCCGCGAAGCCCTGAGGGAACTGACCGACCAGGCCGAGAACTTGGAGACAATCTATTACTTGTACGTCGTCGATGACTTCGGGAGTTTGCATGGCGTCGTTTCGACGCGTGATATTGTGTCGGCGCTAAGCAAGCCACAAATGCATTTAAGCGAGATCATGGAGACCGAGGTCATTCACGCCAACGTGCTGGACGACCAGGAAGACGTTCTCCGCAAGATGGCCGACTATGACCTTCTCGCGATTCCCGTGGTCGATGAAGAGCTTCGGCTGGTCGGCATTATTACGCATGACGATATTCTCGACGTGGTCGTTGAAGAAGCCGCCGAAGACGCCTACCGCGCGGCGGCGGTCGAGCCCCTGGAAGAGACCTACCTACGAACGTCTGTACTGACGCTCAGCCGAAAACGGGGCGTCTGGCTCGCCGTGCTGTTCGTGGGAGCCTTCCTCACGACATTCGCCTTAGAACAGTTTGAAGCGGACCTGGCACGAATCCCGTGGCTGGTCATCTTCATTCCACTGGTCATCTCGACGGGCGGGAATTCAGGCAACCAGTCGGCTACGCTCGTGATTACGGCCCTGAACAAGGGAGAAGCCAGCGTTCGTGACTGGTGGATCATCATGCGCCGCGAATTGGCGATGGGCCTGATCTTAGGATTGATCATGGCATTTATGGGGATGCTACTGGCACTCTTTAAATCCCCAACACCCTATTCTGCGCTGGTGGTGCCAGCGACGCTGGTTTTGGTGGTGATAGCCGGAACTTTAATCGGTTCGATGCTGCCCTTGTTGTTCAAGAAGATTGGGCTCGATCCGGCTTTGATGAGCAACCCGTTTGTGGCCGGGCTGATCGACCTCTTCGGTATTGTGATTTACCTGAAGGTCGCACTCTTACTGCTCGAGTAGGAGTGGATTTAGACGTCGATCAGCGGATGCCCGACGTACATCTGAAGAATCTGGCTTTGGACCTTGATCGCTCGGATCAAAACCCAAATCTGTTCAGGCGAGAATTTTCGCGGGTCTGAGTTCGCCAGTTCGTCCAGTTCATCGGTCATAGCCGCATGCTGGTCAGTAGCAGCTTGCAGACGCAGGCCCATTTCTTTCCATGCAGCCGTCAGCAGGTTATCGTCGTCGAGTTCTCCAATGTTCTCGACGCAGTTCGAAAGCAGCAAACAAAGCCGGGCAACATCCCGTGGTTCGGCATTGGGCTGCATCCGTTCGATGCGGCTGGCAAGTTCCTGGCAAGACATGCTCATGGCAGACCTACATTGCGAATTGACAAGGCTCTTCAGACGAGAATGACTGACCGGGCACAATCCGCCTATCGAATTCGCTCCGGTCACATAAACCTAGCTCACAATACGTGTCACTTCTGTCTCTTGAATCAATTCACGGTGCCCCGTAGCACTTTTCGATAACGCTCGGCCAGTTTATCCGCATAATCGTTAATGTCGAATTGTTCGATCCGTTTCCTTGCGGTCGTTCCCATCGATTGGCGAAGTGCCCGCGACCCGCACAGCTTCCCAATCGCTTCGGCAATGGCAGGCGGATCATCGACAGGTACCAAGCACGCCTCTTTGCCTGAATACATTTCGCGGGTACCTCCCACATCGGTCGCGATGATAGGCAGCCCGCAAGCACCGGCTTCAAGCAAAACACGTCCCCATGGTTCCTGCCGGGCCGCATGGACCAATATGT includes:
- the rnc gene encoding ribonuclease III, translating into MLRGQDSPATGEDQLSQCELKLGYTFKNRELLQSALTHASGANHRLGSNERLEFLGDAILGKFVCETLFRMFPNYLEGDLTRIKSIVVSRSTCARLSDQMGLEPFLILGKGMASTQSLPKSLLADVFEAIIAAIYLDGGDEAVNGFLANVLEDEIDQASAGEVGSNYKSMLQQFAQREYGTTPTYELVAEKGPDHSKFFNVAVVLQGSRYTSAWGANKKEAEQRAAKNALHEIQGESPPYTEDMEPS
- the mgtE gene encoding magnesium transporter; the encoded protein is MINTLYLPELREMLVEHDSDGLREFCTALHPARTAEFMEGLSPEEAWGVLDHADLNLQGEILSYFDHHRQAEMLEARPPESVAPVVATMSADDQVDLLGEVQEETAEQILACFSVDDRRDVLRLSNYEEGTAGAIMTTEMARLSENLTAREALRELTDQAENLETIYYLYVVDDFGSLHGVVSTRDIVSALSKPQMHLSEIMETEVIHANVLDDQEDVLRKMADYDLLAIPVVDEELRLVGIITHDDILDVVVEEAAEDAYRAAAVEPLEETYLRTSVLTLSRKRGVWLAVLFVGAFLTTFALEQFEADLARIPWLVIFIPLVISTGGNSGNQSATLVITALNKGEASVRDWWIIMRRELAMGLILGLIMAFMGMLLALFKSPTPYSALVVPATLVLVVIAGTLIGSMLPLLFKKIGLDPALMSNPFVAGLIDLFGIVIYLKVALLLLE